A section of the Paramisgurnus dabryanus chromosome 4, PD_genome_1.1, whole genome shotgun sequence genome encodes:
- the LOC135746767 gene encoding sodium/hydrogen exchanger 9B2 isoform X1: MDQNRRAMEDEVPSRSQSTNSIYSHRTDGASALGNHAEHHPTVSETVLVVCKTPESPSPSMTEEAIYVPRLVSSVDACTNTEPPYKCCPWLRRLCPCPPKGILATIITKVIMAAVLFGVVWSITEKECLPGGNLFGIVTLFICSVAGGKLIGCIRFPNLPPLPPLLGMLLAGFILRNIPVVTDAVYIDVRWSASLRNIALAVILVKAGLELDGKALRKLKAVCLRLSILPLAFEATTMAVVSHLLLGLPWVWGFILGFVLGAVTPAVVVPSMLLLQKEGYGVEQGIPTLLIAACSCDDIVAITCFTTCLGVAFATGSVWLNVLRGPLEVLGGAVAGVALGFFLHYFPSRNQGNLLLKRSFLVLGLSVFALFGSNVAGIPGAGGLCTLVLAFVAGIGWGKDKTPVVEVVERFWHVFQPLLFGLIGAEIVISALEITTVSLGFAALFIGLTARLLFTFVVVLRAGFNVKEKVFIALAWMPKATVQAAIGSTALDMARSKNDPELQKYGMDVLTVAVLSILITAPIGALVIGLLGPRILQKPKNPEWVRVFLGSNPQPLVTFHSAIQSQWRRGETNVTTTNRHIVH; encoded by the exons ATGGATCAAAACCGCAGAGCCATGGAGGATGAGGTCCCGTCCAGATCTCAGTCAACTAACTCCATATACTCACACAGGACTGATGGAGCCTCCGCCTTGGGGAATCATGCTGAA CATCACCCCACTGTCAGTGAGACTGTGTTGGTGGTTTGTAAGACCCCAGAAAGCCCCAGCCCGAGCATGACAGAAGAGGCAATTTATGTACCCCGACTGGTGTCCTCAGTAGATGCTTGTACCAACACTGAGCCTCCTTATAAATGCTGCCCTTGGCTGCGGAGATTGTGCCCCTGTCCACCCAAAGGCATACTGGCCACCATAATCACCAAAG TGATCATGGCTGCAGTGCTCTTTGGGGTGGTGTGGTCTATCACGGAGAAGGAATGTCTACCGGGTGGGAATCTCTTCGGCATTGTAACCTTGTTTATCTGTTCTGTGGCCGGAGGAAAGCTTATTGGATGCATACGGTTCCCGAATCTGCCTCCATTACCTCCTCTCCTTG GCATGCTGCTGGCTGGATTTATCCTCAGAAACATCCCTGTTGTGACAGATGCAGTTTACATTGACGTTAGATGGTCTGCTTCTCTGAGAAACATCGCTCTGGCTGTTATTCTTGTCAAAGCTGGATTGGAATTAGATGGAAAG GCTCTGAGGAAGCTAAAGGCAGTGTGCTTGCGTCTGTCCATCCTTCCTCTCGCTTTTGAGGCTACAACTATGGCTGTGGTCTCTCATTTATTACTGGGTCTTCCATGGGTCTGGGGATTTATTCTAGG GTTTGTTCTTGGAGCAGTTACTCCTGCAGTAGTGGTTCCATCCATGCTGCTTCTGCAGAAGGAAGGTTATGGAGTAGAGCAGGGTATCCCTACTCTTCTCATCGCAGCCTGCAGCTGTGACGATATCGTCGCCATTACCTGCTTCACCACATGCTTGGGTGTAGCTTTTGCTACAG GCAGCGTGTGGTTAAATGTGCTGAGAGGACCACTGGAAGTATTAGGTGGTGCGGTCGCTGGTGTGGCCCTAGGGTTTTTTCTACATTACTTCCCCAGCAGAAACCAG GGAAATCTGTTGCTAAAGCGCTCCTTCCTGGTGTTGGGTCTGTCTGTGTTTGCTTTGTTTGGCAGTAATGTGGCTGGGATTCCAGGCGCGGGAGGTCTCTGTACGCTCGTGTTAGCGTTTGTGGCAGGAATAGGCTGGGGAAAAGATAAG ACTCCAGTGGTGGAGGTGGTTGAAAGGTTTTGGCATGTGTTCCAGCCTCTTCTCTTCGGTCTTATCGGTGCCGAGATTGTCATTAGTGCTTTAGAGATCACCACTGTGT CCCTAGGTTTTGCAGCTCTGTTCATTGGTCTCACTGCACGCCTGCTCTTCACTTTTGTTGTGGTTCTTCGTGCCGGCTTCAATGTAAAAGAGAAAGTCTTTATCGCTCTAGCCTGGATGCCTAAAGCCACAGTACAG GCAGCGATAGGCTCTACAGCTCTGGACATGGCACGCTCTAAGAATGACCCGGAGCTGCAGAAGTACGGTATGGACGTCCTCACTGTTGCTGTGTTGTCCATTCTCATCACTGCTCCTATTGGAGCGCTTGTCATCGGCCTGCTCGGCCCTCGAATTCTCCAGAAACCAAAGAACCCAGAGTGGG TACGTGTgttcctgggatcaaacccacaaccacttgtcacttttcactcggccatccaatcacagtggaggagagGTGAGACAAATGtaacaacaaccaaccggcacaTCGTTCATTGA
- the LOC135746767 gene encoding sodium/hydrogen exchanger 9B2 isoform X2, which translates to MDQNRRAMEDEVPSRSQSTNSIYSHRTDGASALGNHAEHHPTVSETVLVVCKTPESPSPSMTEEAIYVPRLVSSVDACTNTEPPYKCCPWLRRLCPCPPKGILATIITKVIMAAVLFGVVWSITEKECLPGGNLFGIVTLFICSVAGGKLIGCIRFPNLPPLPPLLGMLLAGFILRNIPVVTDAVYIDVRWSASLRNIALAVILVKAGLELDGKALRKLKAVCLRLSILPLAFEATTMAVVSHLLLGLPWVWGFILGFVLGAVTPAVVVPSMLLLQKEGYGVEQGIPTLLIAACSCDDIVAITCFTTCLGVAFATGSVWLNVLRGPLEVLGGAVAGVALGFFLHYFPSRNQGNLLLKRSFLVLGLSVFALFGSNVAGIPGAGGLCTLVLAFVAGIGWGKDKTPVVEVVERFWHVFQPLLFGLIGAEIVISALEITTVSLGFAALFIGLTARLLFTFVVVLRAGFNVKEKVFIALAWMPKATVQAAIGSTALDMARSKNDPELQKYGMDVLTVAVLSILITAPIGALVIGLLGPRILQKPKNPEWAVSEGALSASRTPVTYESAL; encoded by the exons ATGGATCAAAACCGCAGAGCCATGGAGGATGAGGTCCCGTCCAGATCTCAGTCAACTAACTCCATATACTCACACAGGACTGATGGAGCCTCCGCCTTGGGGAATCATGCTGAA CATCACCCCACTGTCAGTGAGACTGTGTTGGTGGTTTGTAAGACCCCAGAAAGCCCCAGCCCGAGCATGACAGAAGAGGCAATTTATGTACCCCGACTGGTGTCCTCAGTAGATGCTTGTACCAACACTGAGCCTCCTTATAAATGCTGCCCTTGGCTGCGGAGATTGTGCCCCTGTCCACCCAAAGGCATACTGGCCACCATAATCACCAAAG TGATCATGGCTGCAGTGCTCTTTGGGGTGGTGTGGTCTATCACGGAGAAGGAATGTCTACCGGGTGGGAATCTCTTCGGCATTGTAACCTTGTTTATCTGTTCTGTGGCCGGAGGAAAGCTTATTGGATGCATACGGTTCCCGAATCTGCCTCCATTACCTCCTCTCCTTG GCATGCTGCTGGCTGGATTTATCCTCAGAAACATCCCTGTTGTGACAGATGCAGTTTACATTGACGTTAGATGGTCTGCTTCTCTGAGAAACATCGCTCTGGCTGTTATTCTTGTCAAAGCTGGATTGGAATTAGATGGAAAG GCTCTGAGGAAGCTAAAGGCAGTGTGCTTGCGTCTGTCCATCCTTCCTCTCGCTTTTGAGGCTACAACTATGGCTGTGGTCTCTCATTTATTACTGGGTCTTCCATGGGTCTGGGGATTTATTCTAGG GTTTGTTCTTGGAGCAGTTACTCCTGCAGTAGTGGTTCCATCCATGCTGCTTCTGCAGAAGGAAGGTTATGGAGTAGAGCAGGGTATCCCTACTCTTCTCATCGCAGCCTGCAGCTGTGACGATATCGTCGCCATTACCTGCTTCACCACATGCTTGGGTGTAGCTTTTGCTACAG GCAGCGTGTGGTTAAATGTGCTGAGAGGACCACTGGAAGTATTAGGTGGTGCGGTCGCTGGTGTGGCCCTAGGGTTTTTTCTACATTACTTCCCCAGCAGAAACCAG GGAAATCTGTTGCTAAAGCGCTCCTTCCTGGTGTTGGGTCTGTCTGTGTTTGCTTTGTTTGGCAGTAATGTGGCTGGGATTCCAGGCGCGGGAGGTCTCTGTACGCTCGTGTTAGCGTTTGTGGCAGGAATAGGCTGGGGAAAAGATAAG ACTCCAGTGGTGGAGGTGGTTGAAAGGTTTTGGCATGTGTTCCAGCCTCTTCTCTTCGGTCTTATCGGTGCCGAGATTGTCATTAGTGCTTTAGAGATCACCACTGTGT CCCTAGGTTTTGCAGCTCTGTTCATTGGTCTCACTGCACGCCTGCTCTTCACTTTTGTTGTGGTTCTTCGTGCCGGCTTCAATGTAAAAGAGAAAGTCTTTATCGCTCTAGCCTGGATGCCTAAAGCCACAGTACAG GCAGCGATAGGCTCTACAGCTCTGGACATGGCACGCTCTAAGAATGACCCGGAGCTGCAGAAGTACGGTATGGACGTCCTCACTGTTGCTGTGTTGTCCATTCTCATCACTGCTCCTATTGGAGCGCTTGTCATCGGCCTGCTCGGCCCTCGAATTCTCCAGAAACCAAAGAACCCAGAGTGGG CGGTTAGTGAAGGTGCTTTATCGGCATCAAGGACCCCTGTGACATATGAAAGCGCCCTATGA
- the cisd2 gene encoding CDGSH iron-sulfur domain-containing protein 2, which produces MVLDTLSTFIKKQLPAYLKKLPLPEKIGDFALLTVSDWLRLLPLLGILALLGYLTIRPFLPKKKKQRDSLINLKIQKENPKVVNEIDIEDLRSANVCYCRCWRSKTFPVCDKSHVKHNELTGDNVGPLILKKRIL; this is translated from the exons ATGGTGTTAGACACTCTCTCCACGTTTATCAAAAAACAACTTCCAGCCTACCTCAAAAAGCTTCCTCTGCCGGAAAAGATCGGAGATTTTGCGCTTCTAACAG TTTCAGATTGGTTGCGGCTCTTGCCATTGTTAGGCATTTTGGCTCTGCTGGGTTATCTGACCATCCGGCCCTTTCTGCCCAAGAAGAAAAAGCAAAGGGACAGTCTGATCAACCTGAAAATCCAAAAGGAAAACCCTAAAGTGGTAAATGAGATCGACATAGAGGACCTGAGGAGTGCAAACGTTTGTTACTGCAGATGCTGGCGATCTAAAACG TTTCCTGTGTGTGATAAATCGCATGTGAAGCATAACGAGCTGACGGGGGACAACGTTGGTCCACTTATTCTCAAGAAGAGGATTCTGTAG